In Prevotella sp. oral taxon 475, one DNA window encodes the following:
- a CDS encoding zinc ribbon domain-containing protein has product MAKKEPTELTVEEKLKALYQLQTTLSSIDEKRALRGELPLEVQDLEDEIEGLGFRIEKIRNEMNDFTAAVSQKKAEIAEAQASVERYNQQLNEVKNNREYDTLSKEIEFQSLEIELCNKKIKEALIRIDECKHDLQNNEAILKERKADLTLKKSELDEIMLETKEEEERLKEEAHHLEAQIEPRLLSSFKRIRKNARNGLGIVYVQRDACGGCFNKIPPQRQLDVKMHKKVIVCEYCGRIIVDPELAGVKLEKPAVEEKPKRKRAIKKTKDEAE; this is encoded by the coding sequence ATGGCAAAAAAAGAACCCACCGAACTCACGGTTGAAGAGAAACTGAAGGCTCTTTATCAACTGCAAACAACGCTCTCTTCCATCGATGAGAAGCGTGCCCTGCGAGGCGAACTGCCGCTGGAAGTACAGGACTTGGAAGACGAGATTGAAGGCCTTGGCTTCCGCATTGAGAAAATTCGTAACGAGATGAACGACTTCACCGCTGCCGTGTCGCAGAAAAAAGCCGAAATAGCCGAGGCACAAGCCAGCGTTGAACGCTACAACCAGCAACTCAACGAGGTGAAGAACAATCGCGAGTACGACACACTGAGCAAGGAAATCGAATTCCAAAGCCTCGAAATCGAGCTTTGCAACAAAAAAATCAAAGAGGCTCTCATCCGCATCGACGAGTGCAAGCACGATCTCCAAAACAATGAGGCCATCCTCAAAGAGCGCAAAGCCGACCTGACGCTCAAGAAAAGCGAACTCGACGAGATTATGCTCGAAACCAAAGAGGAGGAAGAGCGCCTCAAAGAGGAAGCTCACCATCTGGAAGCACAAATCGAGCCGCGCCTATTGAGCAGCTTTAAACGTATCCGCAAAAACGCTCGCAACGGACTGGGTATCGTCTATGTTCAGCGTGATGCCTGCGGTGGATGCTTTAACAAGATTCCGCCTCAGCGTCAACTTGATGTCAAGATGCACAAAAAAGTCATCGTCTGCGAATATTGCGGTCGCATTATTGTAGATCCCGAGCTCGCTGGCGTAAAACTCGAAAAACCGGCCGTTGAGGAGAAACCCAAGCGCAAGCGGGCCATCAAGAAGACAAAAGACGAGGCCGAATAA
- a CDS encoding leucine-rich repeat domain-containing protein: MKQTLTFLLLLAALLVPGNASAQTHSVVSEGLTLLFTVSGNEATITGTPNKINNPRQPLGSGGYDLTNGGIVNIPAIVSVGINNYTVTTIGSQAFMDCNITSLTLPSTLKEIKMQAFASSRGGCDLAFDDLVIPASVQRLENDCFFNQRIKHLSFETGSQLSYIARKAFGTYRPASSMWDNTFTQSAEYNIEYYDFSNTQLTKATFGGPFQNQQFFMFLQLQGKILMYLPATFDVYPCGLLNDNMAGGNVDQTADETNIVRANGYCDNLLISDDMSFRAPHAFTAKKATYNRTFSNVAGKAVSTLYLPYPTDLPTGMQAYELTHRGVDAGGDKAFCFSPVPLGTRLSANKPYLVRITDGQNHTLPEMQNVQVPVTPDIETSALVASSDSDWKFYGTTEFMGNTAAYAKKAYYLNGNKWWAVQSGVTNDYIAPFRCFISSPNGTTPAKSFLMVLDDDHTTTDIHQLENETEQDVKSGRHTFYSIDGKRMGTNYDALERGQMYIVNGKKFYKF; encoded by the coding sequence ATGAAACAGACTCTTACTTTTTTACTTTTGCTCGCGGCACTGCTCGTGCCCGGCAACGCATCAGCGCAGACCCACAGCGTCGTTTCCGAGGGGCTTACCCTCCTATTTACCGTCAGTGGCAATGAAGCGACCATCACCGGTACGCCGAATAAAATCAATAACCCACGACAACCCCTTGGGAGTGGCGGCTATGATTTGACCAACGGTGGTATTGTTAATATTCCGGCAATTGTAAGTGTGGGAATAAATAATTATACCGTAACAACAATAGGTTCGCAAGCTTTTATGGATTGCAACATTACCTCTTTAACTTTACCCTCTACTTTGAAGGAGATTAAGATGCAGGCTTTTGCCTCTTCTCGAGGAGGTTGCGATCTTGCTTTTGATGATTTAGTTATCCCTGCCAGTGTGCAAAGATTAGAAAATGATTGTTTCTTTAATCAGCGAATCAAACATCTATCTTTCGAAACAGGCTCTCAACTCTCTTATATAGCCAGAAAAGCCTTTGGAACTTATCGTCCAGCATCGTCGATGTGGGATAATACTTTTACGCAGTCAGCTGAATATAACATTGAATACTACGACTTTTCTAATACACAATTAACCAAAGCGACTTTTGGAGGCCCATTTCAAAATCAACAGTTCTTTATGTTCCTGCAATTACAAGGAAAAATCTTAATGTATCTTCCCGCTACATTCGATGTTTATCCTTGTGGGCTTTTAAATGATAACATGGCTGGTGGAAACGTAGATCAAACCGCAGACGAAACCAACATCGTGCGTGCCAACGGTTATTGCGACAACCTGCTCATCAGCGACGATATGTCGTTCCGCGCTCCCCACGCCTTTACGGCCAAGAAGGCAACGTATAACCGCACCTTCAGCAATGTGGCGGGCAAGGCTGTGAGCACGCTCTACCTGCCTTACCCCACCGATCTGCCCACGGGCATGCAGGCCTATGAACTCACCCATAGAGGTGTTGATGCCGGCGGCGATAAAGCCTTCTGTTTCTCGCCCGTACCGCTGGGAACGCGCCTCTCAGCCAACAAACCCTATCTCGTGCGCATCACCGACGGACAGAATCACACCCTGCCCGAGATGCAGAACGTGCAAGTGCCCGTGACACCAGATATTGAAACATCTGCTTTGGTGGCCTCTTCTGACAGTGATTGGAAGTTCTACGGCACGACTGAATTTATGGGCAATACCGCTGCTTATGCCAAAAAGGCCTACTATCTCAATGGCAACAAGTGGTGGGCGGTGCAAAGCGGTGTGACCAACGACTACATCGCGCCCTTCCGCTGTTTTATCTCCAGTCCCAACGGCACCACGCCGGCCAAGAGTTTCCTGATGGTGTTAGACGATGATCATACCACCACCGACATCCATCAGCTCGAAAACGAGACGGAGCAAGATGTGAAAAGCGGCCGTCATACGTTCTATTCTATCGACGGTAAGCGCATGGGCACCAATTACGATGCCCTCGAGCGTGGCCAGATGTACATCGTAAACGGCAAGAAATTCTATAAATTTTAA
- a CDS encoding type I phosphomannose isomerase catalytic subunit, whose protein sequence is MQPFKFKPLLKQTIWGGNKIVPFKHLNSPLQSVGESWEISGVPGDETIVADGEYAGKSLNDVLKELQGKLVGEKNYARFGNEFPLLIKFIDANDDLSIQVHPTDELAQKRGKSRGKTEMWYVMDSAPEAYLNCGLKTAITPQQYKEMVADNTICDAISHYPVKRGDSFFIPAGRIHSIGRGCFILEIQQTSDVTYRIYDFNRKDKDGHTRELHTEEAAECINYTVEENYRTNYVPVKNMAVNLATCPFFTTNLYDLDQPMTIDLSQLDSFVILICTDGKGTVTDNEGHVVEMQTGDSILLPATTQHVKVEGTIELVQTYV, encoded by the coding sequence ATGCAACCATTCAAATTTAAACCGCTACTCAAACAAACGATTTGGGGCGGAAACAAGATCGTTCCCTTCAAACATCTCAACTCCCCCCTGCAAAGCGTGGGCGAAAGCTGGGAAATATCCGGCGTGCCCGGCGACGAAACTATCGTGGCTGATGGCGAATACGCTGGCAAAAGCCTCAACGACGTTCTGAAAGAACTACAAGGAAAGCTCGTTGGTGAAAAGAACTATGCCCGCTTCGGCAACGAGTTCCCACTGCTTATCAAGTTCATCGACGCCAACGACGACCTATCCATTCAGGTGCATCCCACCGACGAACTGGCACAGAAACGGGGCAAAAGTCGGGGCAAAACCGAGATGTGGTACGTGATGGATTCTGCTCCCGAAGCCTATCTCAACTGCGGACTCAAAACTGCCATTACTCCCCAGCAATACAAGGAAATGGTGGCCGACAACACCATCTGCGATGCCATCAGCCACTATCCCGTTAAACGCGGCGATAGCTTCTTCATTCCCGCTGGTCGTATCCACAGCATCGGCAGGGGCTGCTTCATTCTCGAGATTCAGCAAACCTCCGACGTCACCTATCGCATCTACGATTTCAACCGCAAAGATAAAGACGGCCATACTCGCGAACTGCATACCGAAGAGGCCGCCGAATGCATCAACTACACGGTGGAAGAGAACTATCGCACCAACTATGTGCCCGTAAAAAACATGGCCGTGAACCTCGCCACCTGTCCTTTCTTCACCACCAACCTCTACGATCTGGATCAACCCATGACGATCGACCTATCACAACTCGACAGTTTCGTTATCCTTATCTGCACAGACGGTAAAGGGACGGTTACCGATAACGAGGGTCACGTCGTGGAAATGCAAACCGGCGACTCGATTCTCCTCCCCGCCACCACACAGCACGTCAAAGTGGAAGGCACCATCGAACTGGTGCAAACCTACGTATAA
- a CDS encoding TrkH family potassium uptake protein: MINYRTIYKIIGSLLFIEAALMLSCLAMAVYYTEDDVMAFLISIIATLFFGFVFRFMGRNSDNTLGRRDACLVVSLSWAIFSAIGTMPFMAGGYLHSFTDAYFETMSGFTTTGATIIDDVEALPHGIIFWRSLTQWIGGLGIVFFTIALLPSLVGGSVKVFSAEATGPIKSKLHPKLSTSAKAIWAVYLTISVACTLCYKFLGMGWFDSVNYSMTSLATGGFSTHNSSVEFFHSPTIEYAVTFFCFISGINFTLLYFTATKLKIRQLFRNSEFKLYLWLVLGFTAFIMVELILRNHYELEKAFRVAIFQVVSFITTTGLFSDDAARWPHVTWVILALCMFIGACSGSTSGGFKCIRGVMLLKVIRNEFKQLLHPNAVLPLKIDGVNVSTQKRVTLLAFLTVTLVMCLFCAFSMIAAGIDNTNAITITLSALSNVGPTLGIEIGPTMSWAQLPDFAKWLCSILMLMGRLEIFTVLVIFTPAFWNDR, from the coding sequence ATGATCAACTATCGCACCATCTATAAAATCATCGGTTCGCTGCTTTTCATCGAAGCCGCGCTGATGCTGTCGTGTTTGGCGATGGCCGTCTATTACACAGAAGACGACGTAATGGCCTTCCTTATATCGATCATCGCCACGTTGTTCTTCGGATTCGTATTCCGCTTTATGGGTCGCAACTCGGACAACACCCTGGGCCGACGCGATGCCTGCCTGGTGGTGAGCCTATCGTGGGCCATCTTCAGTGCCATCGGCACCATGCCTTTCATGGCAGGAGGCTATCTGCACAGCTTCACCGATGCCTATTTCGAAACCATGTCGGGCTTCACCACTACCGGTGCCACCATCATCGACGACGTCGAAGCCCTACCCCATGGCATCATCTTCTGGCGGTCGCTCACACAGTGGATTGGCGGTCTGGGCATCGTCTTCTTCACCATCGCTCTGCTACCGTCGCTCGTGGGAGGGTCGGTAAAAGTGTTCTCGGCCGAAGCCACAGGTCCCATCAAGAGCAAGCTCCATCCCAAGCTCAGCACCAGTGCCAAGGCCATCTGGGCTGTTTACCTCACCATCTCCGTGGCCTGCACCCTATGCTACAAGTTTCTGGGCATGGGTTGGTTCGACAGCGTCAACTATTCGATGACCTCGTTGGCCACTGGTGGTTTCTCCACTCACAATTCCAGCGTCGAGTTTTTCCACTCGCCCACTATCGAATACGCCGTGACGTTCTTCTGTTTCATCTCCGGCATCAACTTCACCCTACTCTACTTTACGGCTACCAAACTGAAGATACGCCAGCTATTCCGCAACTCCGAATTTAAACTCTACCTCTGGCTGGTGCTCGGTTTTACGGCCTTCATCATGGTGGAACTCATCCTGCGCAACCACTACGAACTGGAGAAAGCTTTCCGCGTGGCCATCTTCCAAGTGGTGTCGTTCATCACCACCACAGGACTCTTCAGCGACGATGCCGCCCGCTGGCCGCATGTCACCTGGGTGATTCTGGCCCTCTGCATGTTCATCGGAGCCTGTTCGGGCAGTACAAGCGGTGGTTTCAAATGCATCCGCGGCGTGATGTTGCTCAAGGTAATACGCAACGAATTCAAACAACTGCTGCATCCCAACGCCGTTCTACCCTTGAAGATCGACGGCGTCAACGTCTCCACGCAAAAACGCGTAACGCTCCTGGCCTTCCTCACTGTGACGCTGGTGATGTGTCTCTTCTGTGCCTTCTCCATGATTGCCGCCGGAATCGACAACACCAACGCCATCACCATCACACTCAGTGCCCTGAGCAACGTGGGACCTACACTGGGAATCGAAATCGGACCCACCATGTCGTGGGCGCAACTGCCCGACTTTGCTAAATGGCTCTGCTCCATCCTCATGCTCATGGGACGTTTGGAAATCTTCACCGTATTGGTTATCTTCACTCCCGCATTCTGGAACGACAGATAA
- the trkA gene encoding Trk system potassium transporter TrkA → MKIVIAGACDIGIYLATLLSHSHENIILIDEDEERLGRMDAEADLMTLQASPSSVKTLKEAGAGEADLFIAVTADQHLNLNICMIAKALGAEKTVAKIDDVELTEPGVAEMFERLGVSSLIVPETLAATDIINGLKMSWVRQRWDVHNGALVMLGIKLREGCEILNQPLKDLCGPDDPYHVVAIKRGYETIIPGGNDELRLYDLAYFMTTRQYIPYIRKIVGKEHYVDVKNVLFMGGGNTCVRAVKNIPSYMEAKIIEKDEARCEELNDLLEEDKALVIHGDGRDIQLLNEEGIMSTQAFVALTDNTETNILACLTAKRLGVRKTVAMVENMDYVSMADSLDIGTIVNKKDIAASHIYQMMLDADVSNVRFLTMANADVAEFTAQEGSKVTKRRVFELGLPRGVTIGGLVRKGEGILVSGGTQIQAGDSVMVFCHNANMQQIGKFFN, encoded by the coding sequence ATGAAAATCGTTATAGCCGGTGCGTGCGACATCGGGATTTATCTGGCCACGCTGCTATCGCACAGCCACGAGAACATCATCTTGATCGACGAAGACGAGGAACGACTGGGCCGGATGGATGCCGAGGCCGACCTGATGACACTCCAAGCCTCGCCCAGTAGCGTGAAAACGCTCAAAGAAGCAGGTGCGGGCGAAGCCGACCTCTTCATCGCCGTCACCGCCGACCAGCATCTCAATCTCAACATCTGCATGATTGCGAAGGCTCTGGGGGCCGAAAAGACGGTGGCCAAGATCGACGATGTAGAACTAACAGAGCCCGGTGTAGCCGAGATGTTCGAACGGCTGGGCGTCAGTTCGCTCATCGTTCCCGAGACGCTCGCCGCCACCGACATTATCAACGGACTGAAAATGTCGTGGGTGCGCCAGCGTTGGGACGTGCACAACGGCGCACTCGTGATGCTGGGCATCAAACTGCGCGAAGGTTGCGAAATCCTGAACCAGCCCCTCAAAGACCTCTGCGGTCCCGACGATCCCTACCACGTCGTAGCCATCAAACGCGGCTACGAAACCATCATCCCCGGTGGTAACGACGAGTTGAGACTCTACGACCTGGCCTACTTCATGACCACGCGCCAATACATCCCCTATATCCGCAAAATCGTGGGCAAAGAACATTATGTCGACGTCAAAAACGTGCTCTTCATGGGCGGCGGAAACACTTGCGTGAGAGCGGTGAAAAATATCCCCAGCTACATGGAAGCCAAGATCATTGAGAAAGACGAAGCACGCTGCGAAGAACTCAACGACCTGCTCGAAGAAGACAAAGCCCTGGTGATACACGGCGACGGCCGCGACATCCAGCTCCTCAACGAAGAAGGCATCATGAGCACCCAAGCCTTCGTGGCTCTCACCGATAACACTGAAACCAACATCCTGGCCTGCCTGACAGCCAAACGACTGGGCGTGCGAAAAACCGTAGCCATGGTCGAAAACATGGACTACGTCAGCATGGCCGACAGCCTCGACATCGGCACCATCGTCAACAAGAAAGACATCGCTGCCAGCCACATCTACCAAATGATGCTCGATGCCGACGTGAGCAACGTGCGCTTCCTCACGATGGCCAATGCCGATGTGGCCGAGTTTACCGCCCAAGAGGGTTCGAAAGTGACCAAGCGGCGCGTCTTCGAACTGGGTCTGCCGCGGGGTGTCACCATCGGCGGACTGGTTCGCAAGGGCGAAGGCATCCTCGTTTCAGGTGGAACGCAGATTCAAGCCGGCGACAGTGTCATGGTATTCTGCCACAACGCCAATATGCAACAGATAGGAAAGTTCTTCAACTAA
- the dxs gene encoding 1-deoxy-D-xylulose-5-phosphate synthase — protein MGENKFKLLSQIQYPKDLRTLSISQLPELCRELRQDIIEEVSVNPGHFASSLGVVELTVALHYVYNTPEDRIVWDVGHQAYGHKLLTGRREQFFTNRKLGGIRPFPTPLESPYDTFTCGHASNSISAALGMAVAAKLGGNAQRHVVAVIGDGAMSGGLAFEGLNNVSSTNNDLLIVLNDNDMSIDRAVGGMQKYLLNLNTNETYNHLRFKAAQWLRAKGWLDDDRKKGILRLNNALKSALSHQQNIFEGMNIRYFGPFDGHDVKEVVQKLRQLKEMRGPKLLHLHTVKGKGYKPAEESATVWHAPGKFDPATGERLVCSNTDEPPRYQDVFGETLVELAQVNPKIVGVTPAMPTGCSMNIMMKAMPNRAFDVGIAEGHAVTFSAGMAKDGLIPFCNIYSSFSQRAYDNIIHDAALLNLPMVLCLDRAGLVGEDGPTHHGAFDIAALRPIPNLTIASPMDERELRNLMYTAQLPGKGTFVIRYPRGKGVNIDWRSPFEEVTVGTGRCLKEGTDVAVITLGPIGNDVAQLLGEMHTEKHVAHYDLRFVKPLDENLLQEIGSKFNKIITIEDGVRNGGMGSAVMEWMVDHHFHPQIVRMGLPDAFVEHGSVAELRQLIGLDTESIRKEIEA, from the coding sequence GTGGGAGAAAACAAATTCAAGCTGTTAAGTCAGATTCAATACCCCAAAGACTTACGCACTCTTTCCATCAGTCAACTGCCCGAGCTCTGTCGCGAGCTACGCCAAGACATCATAGAAGAAGTCTCGGTCAATCCCGGACACTTCGCCTCAAGTCTGGGCGTGGTAGAATTGACCGTCGCCCTACATTACGTCTACAACACGCCCGAAGACCGAATCGTATGGGATGTTGGTCATCAAGCCTACGGCCACAAACTGCTGACAGGTCGACGAGAACAGTTTTTCACTAACCGCAAGTTGGGCGGCATTCGCCCTTTTCCCACACCCTTGGAAAGCCCCTACGACACCTTTACCTGCGGACATGCTTCCAACTCTATCTCGGCAGCACTCGGGATGGCCGTGGCAGCTAAACTCGGCGGCAACGCTCAACGCCATGTCGTAGCCGTCATCGGCGATGGAGCGATGAGTGGCGGATTAGCTTTCGAGGGACTCAACAACGTATCGTCTACAAACAACGATCTGCTCATCGTTCTCAACGACAACGATATGAGTATCGACCGAGCCGTTGGCGGCATGCAGAAATACCTGCTCAACCTCAATACCAACGAAACCTATAACCACCTTCGCTTTAAAGCCGCACAATGGTTACGCGCCAAAGGTTGGCTCGACGACGACCGCAAGAAAGGCATCCTCCGACTGAACAACGCCTTGAAGTCGGCCCTGAGCCACCAACAGAACATCTTTGAGGGCATGAACATCCGCTACTTCGGTCCGTTCGACGGGCACGATGTGAAAGAAGTGGTGCAAAAGCTGCGCCAGCTCAAAGAGATGCGCGGTCCAAAACTGCTCCACCTGCACACCGTGAAAGGAAAAGGCTACAAACCCGCTGAAGAGTCGGCCACCGTTTGGCATGCTCCCGGCAAGTTCGACCCTGCCACGGGCGAACGACTCGTATGCAGCAACACGGATGAGCCACCCCGTTACCAAGACGTTTTCGGCGAAACACTGGTCGAACTGGCGCAAGTCAACCCCAAGATTGTAGGCGTTACGCCGGCCATGCCCACAGGGTGTTCGATGAATATCATGATGAAAGCCATGCCCAATCGCGCTTTCGACGTGGGTATTGCCGAGGGGCACGCCGTAACATTCTCGGCCGGCATGGCCAAAGATGGCCTTATACCCTTCTGCAACATCTACAGTTCGTTCTCTCAACGCGCCTACGACAACATCATTCACGATGCGGCGTTGCTCAACCTGCCCATGGTACTGTGTTTAGACCGCGCCGGACTGGTAGGCGAGGATGGACCGACACACCACGGGGCATTTGACATTGCCGCCCTGCGTCCCATCCCCAACCTGACGATAGCTTCGCCCATGGACGAGCGCGAACTGCGCAACTTGATGTACACGGCCCAATTGCCGGGAAAAGGCACTTTCGTCATCCGCTATCCACGCGGCAAGGGCGTGAACATAGATTGGCGTTCGCCCTTTGAAGAAGTGACCGTGGGAACGGGCCGATGCCTCAAAGAGGGAACAGACGTGGCGGTAATAACGCTCGGTCCGATAGGCAACGACGTGGCCCAATTGCTCGGCGAGATGCACACCGAGAAGCATGTAGCTCACTACGACCTGCGTTTTGTCAAGCCACTCGACGAAAATCTGCTGCAAGAAATTGGCAGCAAGTTTAACAAGATCATAACAATCGAAGACGGTGTACGCAACGGAGGCATGGGATCGGCCGTAATGGAATGGATGGTCGACCATCATTTCCATCCTCAAATTGTGCGTATGGGCTTGCCCGACGCCTTCGTAGAACACGGTTCGGTGGCAGAGCTGCGCCAGCTTATAGGCCTCGACACCGAATCGATAAGAAAGGAGATAGAAGCATGA
- a CDS encoding bifunctional (p)ppGpp synthetase/guanosine-3',5'-bis(diphosphate) 3'-pyrophosphohydrolase → MHKELAEEQLVNQAFQHLLDCYMASPHRKKEEIITKAFHFAREAHKGVRRLSGEPYIMHPIAVAQIACQEMGLGSTSICAALLHDVVEDTDYTVEDIENIFGPKIAQIVDGLTKISGGIFGDRASAQAENFKKLLLTMSDDIRVILIKICDRLHNMRTLESQAPSKQYKIAGETLYIYAPLANRLGLNKIKTELENLSFKFEHPEEYDSIQSKLASTQAQRDTLFQQFTDPIRQALDTLGLHYEIKARIKSPYSIWNKMQSKHVTFDEIYDILAVRIIFTPRCREEEINESFNIYVKISQIYKSHPDRLRDWLNHPKANGYQALHVTLMSRQGRWIEVQIRSDRMNEIAEQGFAAHWKYKEGEVNEDENELNGWLRTIKEILDDPQPDAMDFLDAIKLNLYASEIFVFTPKGEIKTLPAGCTALDFAFQLHTFLGSHCIGAKVNHRLVPLSHKLQSGDQVEILTSKSQHVDPSWINFVSTAKARGKIQAILRRNNRELQKRGEEILKDWLAKNELQLTSSILDKLGEFHGTPRHEELFLQLGNHSIILGEKDLDEILGRRKNSNSRNWLKYVPFIDSEKRRPKTNPKEPLVVGQGFDRKKPCILTPSSIDRYLFPTCCHPIPGDDILGYIDNKDRVEIHQRACPVANRLKSSYGNRILDAKWDIHGNLLFDATIEIRGIDRHGLLHDVADVISGELNVDIRRLTIAGNEGLFEGTLELRIHNRDECQAIVNSLKKIEGLHEVQRII, encoded by the coding sequence ATGCACAAAGAACTCGCCGAAGAACAGCTCGTCAACCAAGCCTTCCAACACCTGCTGGACTGCTACATGGCCTCGCCCCACCGCAAGAAGGAAGAAATCATCACCAAAGCCTTCCACTTCGCCCGCGAAGCCCACAAAGGCGTTCGCCGACTCTCGGGCGAACCCTACATCATGCACCCCATCGCCGTGGCACAAATCGCCTGCCAGGAAATGGGCCTCGGGTCGACCAGCATCTGCGCCGCCCTCCTACACGACGTAGTTGAAGACACCGATTACACCGTGGAAGACATCGAAAATATCTTCGGCCCAAAAATTGCACAAATCGTAGACGGACTCACCAAAATCTCCGGCGGCATCTTCGGCGACCGGGCCTCGGCACAAGCCGAAAACTTCAAAAAACTGCTCCTGACCATGAGCGACGACATCCGCGTCATCCTCATCAAAATCTGCGACCGCCTCCACAACATGCGCACCCTCGAGAGCCAAGCCCCCAGCAAACAATACAAAATCGCCGGCGAAACCCTCTATATCTACGCACCACTGGCCAACCGACTCGGCCTGAACAAAATCAAAACCGAACTCGAAAACCTCAGCTTCAAATTCGAACACCCCGAAGAATACGACTCCATCCAATCCAAACTCGCCTCCACACAAGCACAACGAGACACCCTCTTCCAACAATTCACCGACCCCATCCGGCAAGCCCTCGACACCCTCGGACTGCACTACGAAATCAAAGCCCGCATCAAAAGCCCCTACTCCATCTGGAACAAGATGCAGAGCAAACACGTCACCTTCGACGAAATCTACGACATCCTGGCCGTGCGCATCATCTTCACACCACGATGCCGAGAAGAAGAAATCAACGAAAGCTTCAACATCTACGTCAAAATCAGCCAAATCTATAAGTCGCACCCCGACCGACTGCGCGATTGGCTCAACCACCCCAAAGCCAATGGCTACCAAGCCTTGCACGTCACCCTCATGAGCCGACAAGGACGATGGATAGAAGTGCAAATCCGAAGCGACCGCATGAACGAAATCGCCGAACAAGGATTCGCCGCACACTGGAAATACAAAGAAGGCGAAGTCAACGAAGACGAAAACGAACTCAACGGATGGCTCCGCACCATCAAAGAAATCCTCGACGATCCGCAACCCGACGCCATGGACTTCCTCGACGCCATCAAACTCAACCTCTACGCCTCCGAAATCTTCGTCTTCACCCCCAAAGGCGAAATCAAAACCCTGCCGGCCGGCTGTACCGCCCTCGACTTCGCCTTTCAACTCCACACCTTCCTGGGGAGCCACTGCATCGGAGCCAAAGTGAACCACCGACTCGTACCCCTGAGCCACAAACTCCAAAGCGGAGACCAAGTGGAAATCCTCACCTCCAAATCACAACACGTAGACCCCTCGTGGATCAACTTCGTTTCCACCGCCAAAGCCCGCGGAAAAATACAAGCCATCCTGCGACGTAATAACCGCGAACTGCAAAAACGCGGCGAAGAAATCCTCAAAGACTGGCTCGCCAAAAACGAACTCCAACTCACCAGCTCCATCCTCGACAAACTCGGCGAATTCCACGGCACACCACGCCACGAAGAACTCTTCCTCCAACTGGGCAATCACAGCATCATCCTCGGCGAAAAAGACCTCGACGAAATACTCGGACGGCGAAAAAACTCCAACAGTCGCAACTGGCTCAAATACGTCCCCTTTATCGACAGCGAAAAACGACGACCCAAAACCAATCCCAAAGAACCACTCGTCGTTGGTCAAGGATTCGACCGCAAGAAACCCTGCATCCTCACCCCTTCCAGCATCGACCGCTACCTCTTCCCTACCTGCTGCCATCCCATCCCCGGCGACGACATCTTAGGCTACATCGACAACAAAGACCGCGTGGAAATTCATCAACGCGCCTGCCCCGTGGCCAACCGTCTGAAATCAAGCTACGGCAATCGCATCCTTGATGCCAAATGGGACATCCACGGCAACCTCCTCTTCGACGCCACCATCGAAATTCGAGGCATCGATCGCCATGGACTCCTCCACGACGTGGCCGACGTCATCTCCGGCGAACTCAACGTCGACATCCGCCGCCTCACCATCGCAGGCAATGAAGGACTCTTCGAAGGAACCCTCGAACTACGCATACACAACCGCGACGAATGCCAAGCCATCGTCAACAGCCTAAAAAAAATAGAAGGTCTGCATGAAGTTCAACGCATCATCTAA